The sequence CCGATGAAACGGCCGACCATGAACAGCGCCAGCGACAGGGTCAGCAGCCAGGCCGCCTTTTGTGCGCCGATGCCCGGCACGACGCTTTCCGCATAGCGGATCAGGTAGCTCCAGATGCCGACCTGCGCGCCGACATAGAAGAATTGCGCGGCCACCCCCGCCAGATAGCGCGGCCGCCGTAACAGCGCGCCATAGCCCGCGAAGATCGGACCGGTCGTCGCTTCCGCCTGCATGGCGGCACGGGGAAAGCGCGTGAAGGTGAGCGCCGCCGCCCAGCCCAGCACCACCAGCGCTATGCCGAGATAGGGTAGCTGCACCGCCGCGGCGCCTGCAGCGCCCTGCCGGGGGGCGTCGGACAGGATCAGGGTCGCGCCCAGCGCCACGCCGGTGATCGATCCCAGCGGATTGAAGGCCTGCGCCAGATTGAGCCGCTGCGCCGCCCCCTCCGCCGGCCCCATCACCGCGACCATCGGATTGGCGGCGGTTTCGAGGAAGGCCAGGCCACTCGCAATCACGAACAGCGCGAAGAGGAAGAAGCCGTAGCTGAGCTGTGTCGACGCCGGCAGGAACAGCAGCGCGCCGCCGCCGAACAGCAGCAGCCCCAGAATGACCGTCGCCTTGTAACCCAGCCGTTCGGCCGCCAGCGCGGCGGGAATCGCGAAACAGAAATAGCCCAGATAGAAAGCCGACTGGACCAGCCCCGACTGAAAATCCGACAGCGAAAATACATGCCGGAAATGGGCGATCAGCACATCGTTGAGGTTGTTCGCCACCCCCCACAGGAAGAAGAGGCCCGTGGTCAGCACCATCGCAGTCCGGCTGCTCCG is a genomic window of Sphingomonas bisphenolicum containing:
- the fucP gene encoding L-fucose:H+ symporter permease; this encodes MVLTTGLFFLWGVANNLNDVLIAHFRHVFSLSDFQSGLVQSAFYLGYFCFAIPAALAAERLGYKATVILGLLLFGGGALLFLPASTQLSYGFFLFALFVIASGLAFLETAANPMVAVMGPAEGAAQRLNLAQAFNPLGSITGVALGATLILSDAPRQGAAGAAAVQLPYLGIALVVLGWAAALTFTRFPRAAMQAEATTGPIFAGYGALLRRPRYLAGVAAQFFYVGAQVGIWSYLIRYAESVVPGIGAQKAAWLLTLSLALFMVGRFIGAALLSRFDGARLMALFAGINIVLSLVAVTGGVVGLAALVATSFFMSILYPTIFVLSLRGLGPLTKAGASMIVMAIIGGAVLTMAMGLLSDLTGTIRTAMLVPALCFAVVGLYAWAARREGVA